CCATGGCGGCTACTCCATCCCGATCAACTCACCGCTGGCCGAGGGCAGGCGTGTCCCCCGGCCGCCAGCGGGCTTGCCACCTTGCCGGCTGTGGCGGCTTCGAACGAGTTTGACCTCGAAGCGCGACCGATCCCCGCGATGGTAGGCGAAGTAGTATTCAATTGGGCGACCATTGGACAGGAAACTCACGCTTTGTATCAGGATCAGCGGCGCACCTTTGCGCGTGGCGAGCAGGCGCGCCTGGCGCGCATCGGCAGAGACCGCCTCGATCGTGCGCCAGCCGCGGGCCAACGCCCGGTGGCATTCTGTTCCGAGAAACTCATAG
This sequence is a window from Anaerolineales bacterium. Protein-coding genes within it:
- a CDS encoding GntR family transcriptional regulator; translation: YEFLGTECHRALARGWRTIEAVSADARQARLLATRKGAPLILIQSVSFLSNGRPIEYYFAYHRGDRSRFEVKLVRSRHSRQGGKPAGGRGTRLPSASGELIGME